The proteins below come from a single Acinonyx jubatus isolate Ajub_Pintada_27869175 chromosome A1, VMU_Ajub_asm_v1.0, whole genome shotgun sequence genomic window:
- the TERT gene encoding telomerase reverse transcriptase isoform X2: protein MPRAPRCRAVRALLRGRYREVLPLATFMRRLGPQGQRLVRRGDPAAFRALVAQCLVCVPWDARPAPVGPSFRQVSCLKELVARVVQRLCERGARNVLAFGFALLDGARGGPPVAFTTSVRSYLPNTVTETLRGSGAWGLLLRRVGDDVLAHLLTRCALYLLVAPSCAYQVCGPPLYDLCAPAATRPLATSGHRPGTRMDLRPTRQARNAGARRRRGGGGSSPPLAKRPRHDVTPEPARGPDRPCSRAPPGRAHGLSGGEPGAVTSARAAAEANSGEGGPPGTRLTSAAGAQLSRPQGVPLSHLSHPETKHFLYCPGGKERLRPSFLLSALQPSLTGARTLLEAIFLGSKSPRPGAARRTRRLPARYWRMRPLFRELLANHARCPYDALLRTHCPLRAPAPAEGPSDRAGGGAGGCALGRPPGAPGGLLQLLRQHSSPWQVYAFLRACLCRLVPAGLWGSGHNRRRFLRNVKKFVSLGKHAKLSLQELTWKMRVQDCAWLRGSPGARCVPAAEHRRREEVLAKLLCWLMGTYVVELLKSFFYVTETTFQKNRLFFYRKSIWSQLQSIGIRQHFNSVHLRELSEAEVRRHQEARPTLLTSKLRFLPKPSGLRPIVNMDYVVGARTFRRDKKVRHLTSQVKNLFSVLNYERARRPSLLGASVLGMDDIHRVWRSFVLRVRAQDPAPQLYFVKVDVTGAYDALPQDKLVEVIANVIRPQENTYCVRQYAVVQRTAQGHVRKSFKRHVSTFVDLQPYMRQFVEHLQETSSLRDAVVIEQSSSLNETGHSLFHLFLRLVHNHVIRIGGKSYVQCQGIPQGSILSTLLCSLCYGDMESRLFSGIQQDGVLLRLVDDFLLVTPHLAQAQAFLRTLVSGVPEYGCTANLQKTAVNFPVDTGAPGSAAPLQLPAHCLFPWCGLLLDTRTLEVFCDYSSYAQTSIRSSLTFSQGTRPGRNMRRKLLAVMRLKCCAVFLDLQVNSIHTVYTNIYKIFLLQAYRFHACVLQFPFNQPVRKNPSFFLRVIADTASRCYSLLKAKNTGVRSEPARLAGSGGGGGVTRRAGKAQAARPPASDPGRRVCSRSPCAAPATSGVVGGGGGGLREAGSCRLQMRWPLPMAHWPLTRPLPEGSSPVCWECDGHSWPPPGGHLRQARACSRLSPATCAKAGQGSAGGRPLHRLPIPGEREGRPRGPLARLCLGLPVCSSAFLRAPPRMVSAPRGLSRRFWSVCSPGRAVSPGSLLFSVLCKFLRESGRKRFSH, encoded by the exons ATGCCGCGCGCGCCCAGGTGCAGAGCGGTGCGCGCCCTGCTGCGTGGCCGCTACCGCGAGGTGCTGCCCTTGGCTACCTTCATGCGGCGCCTGGGGCCGCAAGGCCAGCGGCTCGTGCGGCGCGGGGACCCGGCGGCCTTCCGCGCGCTGGTGGCCCAGTGCCTGGTGTGCGTGCCCTGGGACGCGCGGCCGGCCCCCGTCGGCCCGTCCTTCCGCCAG GTGTCCTGCCTCAAGGAGCTGGTGGCCAGGGTGGTGCAGAGGCTCTGCGAACGCGGCGCCAGGAACGTGCTGGCGTTCGGCTTCGCCCTGCTGGACGGGGCCCGCGGCGGGCCGCCAGTGGCCTTCACGACCAGCGTGCGCAGCTACCTGCCCAACACGGTAACCGAGACCCTGCGCGGCAGCGGCGCCTGGGGGCTGCTGCTGCGCCGTGTGGGCGACGATGTGCTCGCCCACCTGCTGACGCGCTGCGCGCTCTACCTTCTGGTGGCCCCGAGTTGCGCCTATCAGGTGTGCGGGCCGCCGCTCTACGACCTCTGTGCACCTGCCGCCACTCGGCCCCTCGCCACCTCCGGCCACCGGCCTGGGACCCGGATGGACCTCAGACCCACGCGCCAGGCCCGAAACGCGGGCGCGAGGCGGCGGCGGGGTGGCGGCGGGAGCAGCCCGCCTCTAGCCAAGAGGCCCAGGCACGACGTGACCCCAGAGCCCGCGCGGGGGCCAGACAGGCCGTGTTCCCGGGCCCCCCCGGGCAGGGCCCACGGGCTGAGTGGCGGCGAACCTGGCGCAGTGACATCTGCCAGGGCCGCCGCGGAGGCCAACTCCGGGGAGGGAGGGCCCCCTGGGACTCGGCTCACCTCCGCAGCAGGCGCACAGCTGTCTCGGCCCCAGGGCGTGCCCTTATCACACCTATCACACCCTGAGACCAAGCACTTCCTCTACTGCCCGGGAGGCAAGGAGCGGCTGCgcccctccttcctgctcagtGCCCTGCAGCCTAGCCTGACAGGGGCCCGGACACTCCTGGAGGCCATCTTTCTGGGCTCTAAGTCTCCGCGGCCAGGGGCTGCCCGCAGGACTCGCCGCCTGCCCGCTCGCTACTGGCGGATGCGGCCCCTGTTCCGAGAGCTGCTTGCCAACCACGCCCGGTGCCCCTACGACGCGCTCCTCAGGACGCACTGCCCGCTTCGAGCCCCGGCCCCTGCGGAGGGGCCTAGCGACCGGGCCGGCGGGGGGGCGGGCGGCTGCGCCCTGGGGCGGCCCCCGGGAGCCCCCGGAGGCCTGCTCCAGCTTCTCCGGCAGCACAGCAGCCCCTGGCAGGTGTACGCTTTCCTGCGGGCCTGCCTGTGCAGGCTCGTGCCCGCTGGACTCTGGGGCTCCGGGCACAACCGGCGCCGCTTCTTGAGGAACGTGAAGAAGTTCGTCTCCCTGGGGAAGCACGCTAAGCTTTCGCTGCAGGAGCTGACCTGGAAGATGCGGGTGCAGGACTGTGCCTGGCTGCGCGGGAGCCCAG GGGCCCGCTGTGTCCCAGCCGCCGAACACCGCCGCAGAGAGGAGGTCCTGGCCAAGCTCCTGTGCTGGTTGATGGGCACGTACGTGGTTGAGCTGCTCAAGTCCTTTTTTTACGTCACGGAAACTACATTTCAGAAGAACCGGCTCTTCTTCTACCGGAAGAGTATCTGGAGCCAGTTGCAGAGCATAGGAATCAG ACAACACTTCAATAGTGTGCATCTTCGAGAACTGTCAGAAGCAGAGGTCAGGAGACACCAGGAAGCCAGACCCACTCTGCTGACATCCAAACTCCGCTTCCTCCCCAAGCCCAGTGGGCTTCGGCCAATCGTGAACATGGACTACGTTGTGGGAGCCAGAACGTTCCGCAGAGACAAGAAG GTCCGGCACCTCACCTCACAAGTGAAGAACCTGTTCAGTGTGCTGAACTACGAGCGGGCCCGGCGGCCCAGCCTCCTAGGggcctctgtgctgggcatggacgACATCCACAGGGTCTGGCGTAGCTTTGTGCTGCGCGTGCGGGCTCAGGACCCAGCGCCCCAGCTGTACTTTGTCAAG GTGGACGTGACGGGGGCCTACGATGCCCTCCCTCAGGACAAGCTGGTGGAGGTGATTGCCAACGTGATCAGGCCTCAAGAAAACACGTACTGCGTGCGCCAGTATGCAGTGGTCCAGAGAACCGCCCAGGGGCACGTCCGCAAGTCCTTCAAAAGACAC GTGTCCACCTTCGTGGACCTCCAGCCGTACATGAGACAGTTCGTGGAGCATCTACAGGAGACAAGCTCCCTGAGAGATGCCGTGGTCATCGAGCAG AGCTCCTCTCTGAACGAGACTGGCCACAGCCTTTTCCACCTCTTCCTGCGCCTGGTGCACAACCACGTCATCAGGATTGGGGGCAA GTCCTACGTGCAGTGTCAGGGGATCCCCCAGGGCTCCATCCTGTCCACTCTGCTCTGCAGCCTGTGCTACGGGGACATGGAGAGCAGGCTGTTTTCCGGGATCCAGCAGGACGG GGTGCTTCTGCGTCTGGTGGACGACTTCCTGCTGGTCACGCCTCACCTGGCGCAAGCCCAAGCCTTTCTCAG GACCCTGGTCAGCGGTGTTCCTGAGTATGGCTGCACAGCCAACTTGCAGAAGACGGCAGTGAACTTCCCCGTGGACACCGGCGCCCCGGGCAGTGCGGCCCCCCTCCAGCTGCCCGCCCACTGCCTGTTCCCCTGGTGCGGTTTGCTGCTGGACACGCGGACCCTGGAGGTGTTCTGCGACTACTCCAG TTACGCCCAGACCTCCATTCGCTCGAGCCTGACCTTCAGCCAGGGCACCAGGCCCGGGAGGAACATGCGTCGCAAGCTGCTTGCGGTCATGCGGCTGAAGTGCTGCGCTGTGTTTCTGGATCTGCAG GTAAACAGCATCCACACGGTTTATACAAACATTTACAAGATTTTCTTGCTGCAGGCCTACAG GTTCCACGCGTGCGTGCTCCAGTTTCCGTTCAACCAGCCGGTGAGGAAGAACCCATCCTTTTTCCTCCGTGTCATCGCGGACACCGCGTCGCGCTGCTACTCCCTCCTGAAAGCCAAGAACACAGGTGTGCGCAGTGAGCCGGCGCGGCTGGcgggttcgggggggggggggggggtcactcgGCGTGCCGGCAAAGCCCAGGCTGCTCGCccgcctgcttccgatcctgggCGCCGTGTGTGCTCCAGGAGCCCCTGTGCCGCACCTGCCACCAGCGGagtcgttgggggggggggggggggacttagGGAGGCCGGCTCGTGCCGCCTGCAGATGCGGTGGCCCTTGCCGATGGCGCACTGGCCTCTCACCCGCCCTCTGCCCGAGGGCAGCAGTCCTGTGTGCTGGGAGTGTGACGGTCATTCCTGGCCTCCTCCTGGTGGGCACCTCCGTCAGGCCCGGGCGTGTTCACGCCTCTCCCCGGCCACTTGCGCAAAGGCGGGCCAGGGGTCGGCAGGGGGCCGGCCCCTGCACCGGCTGCCCATCCCAGGGGAACGTGAGGGGCGCCCACGTGGGCCGCTGGCCCGCCTCTGCCTGGGGCTCCCCGTCTGCAGCTCGGCCTTCCTCCGGGCACCCCCAAGGATGGTCTCCGCTCCCCGTGGCCTCTCCAGAAGGTTCTGGTCCGTCTGCAGCCCAGGCCGAGCCGTGTCCCCAGGGTCCTTGCTGTTTTCCGTTTTGTGCAAGTTTCTTCGGGAAAGTGGAAGGAAGCGTTTCAGCCATTAG
- the TERT gene encoding telomerase reverse transcriptase isoform X5, with product MPRAPRCRAVRALLRGRYREVLPLATFMRRLGPQGQRLVRRGDPAAFRALVAQCLVCVPWDARPAPVGPSFRQVSCLKELVARVVQRLCERGARNVLAFGFALLDGARGGPPVAFTTSVRSYLPNTVTETLRGSGAWGLLLRRVGDDVLAHLLTRCALYLLVAPSCAYQVCGPPLYDLCAPAATRPLATSGHRPGTRMDLRPTRQARNAGARRRRGGGGSSPPLAKRPRHDVTPEPARGPDRPCSRAPPGRAHGLSGGEPGAVTSARAAAEANSGEGGPPGTRLTSAAGAQLSRPQGVPLSHLSHPETKHFLYCPGGKERLRPSFLLSALQPSLTGARTLLEAIFLGSKSPRPGAARRTRRLPARYWRMRPLFRELLANHARCPYDALLRTHCPLRAPAPAEGPSDRAGGGAGGCALGRPPGAPGGLLQLLRQHSSPWQVYAFLRACLCRLVPAGLWGSGHNRRRFLRNVKKFVSLGKHAKLSLQELTWKMRVQDCAWLRGSPGARCVPAAEHRRREEVLAKLLCWLMGTYVVELLKSFFYVTETTFQKNRLFFYRKSIWSQLQSIGIRQHFNSVHLRELSEAEVRRHQEARPTLLTSKLRFLPKPSGLRPIVNMDYVVGARTFRRDKKVRHLTSQVKNLFSVLNYERARRPSLLGASVLGMDDIHRVWRSFVLRVRAQDPAPQLYFVKVDVTGAYDALPQDKLVEVIANVIRPQENTYCVRQYAVVQRTAQGHVRKSFKRHQVSTFVDLQPYMRQFVEHLQETSSLRDAVVIEQSSSLNETGHSLFHLFLRLVHNHVIRIGGKSYVQCQGIPQGSILSTLLCSLCYGDMESRLFSGIQQDGVLLRLVDDFLLVTPHLAQAQAFLRTLVSGVPEYGCTANLQKTAVNFPVDTGAPGSAAPLQLPAHCLFPWCGLLLDTRTLEVFCDYSSYAQTSIRSSLTFSQGTRPGRNMRRKLLAVMRLKCCAVFLDLQVNSIHTVYTNIYKIFLLQAYRFHACVLQFPFNQPVRKNPSFFLRVIADTASRCYSLLKAKNTGLSLGAKGASGPFPSEAARWLCLHAFLLKLARHSSTYRCLLGPLRAGEWHSERQPLGRPTGQAQGPVLPCACMGSVAPPRLTGGGWVWSPGDGVQVSRVAGSFSP from the exons ATGCCGCGCGCGCCCAGGTGCAGAGCGGTGCGCGCCCTGCTGCGTGGCCGCTACCGCGAGGTGCTGCCCTTGGCTACCTTCATGCGGCGCCTGGGGCCGCAAGGCCAGCGGCTCGTGCGGCGCGGGGACCCGGCGGCCTTCCGCGCGCTGGTGGCCCAGTGCCTGGTGTGCGTGCCCTGGGACGCGCGGCCGGCCCCCGTCGGCCCGTCCTTCCGCCAG GTGTCCTGCCTCAAGGAGCTGGTGGCCAGGGTGGTGCAGAGGCTCTGCGAACGCGGCGCCAGGAACGTGCTGGCGTTCGGCTTCGCCCTGCTGGACGGGGCCCGCGGCGGGCCGCCAGTGGCCTTCACGACCAGCGTGCGCAGCTACCTGCCCAACACGGTAACCGAGACCCTGCGCGGCAGCGGCGCCTGGGGGCTGCTGCTGCGCCGTGTGGGCGACGATGTGCTCGCCCACCTGCTGACGCGCTGCGCGCTCTACCTTCTGGTGGCCCCGAGTTGCGCCTATCAGGTGTGCGGGCCGCCGCTCTACGACCTCTGTGCACCTGCCGCCACTCGGCCCCTCGCCACCTCCGGCCACCGGCCTGGGACCCGGATGGACCTCAGACCCACGCGCCAGGCCCGAAACGCGGGCGCGAGGCGGCGGCGGGGTGGCGGCGGGAGCAGCCCGCCTCTAGCCAAGAGGCCCAGGCACGACGTGACCCCAGAGCCCGCGCGGGGGCCAGACAGGCCGTGTTCCCGGGCCCCCCCGGGCAGGGCCCACGGGCTGAGTGGCGGCGAACCTGGCGCAGTGACATCTGCCAGGGCCGCCGCGGAGGCCAACTCCGGGGAGGGAGGGCCCCCTGGGACTCGGCTCACCTCCGCAGCAGGCGCACAGCTGTCTCGGCCCCAGGGCGTGCCCTTATCACACCTATCACACCCTGAGACCAAGCACTTCCTCTACTGCCCGGGAGGCAAGGAGCGGCTGCgcccctccttcctgctcagtGCCCTGCAGCCTAGCCTGACAGGGGCCCGGACACTCCTGGAGGCCATCTTTCTGGGCTCTAAGTCTCCGCGGCCAGGGGCTGCCCGCAGGACTCGCCGCCTGCCCGCTCGCTACTGGCGGATGCGGCCCCTGTTCCGAGAGCTGCTTGCCAACCACGCCCGGTGCCCCTACGACGCGCTCCTCAGGACGCACTGCCCGCTTCGAGCCCCGGCCCCTGCGGAGGGGCCTAGCGACCGGGCCGGCGGGGGGGCGGGCGGCTGCGCCCTGGGGCGGCCCCCGGGAGCCCCCGGAGGCCTGCTCCAGCTTCTCCGGCAGCACAGCAGCCCCTGGCAGGTGTACGCTTTCCTGCGGGCCTGCCTGTGCAGGCTCGTGCCCGCTGGACTCTGGGGCTCCGGGCACAACCGGCGCCGCTTCTTGAGGAACGTGAAGAAGTTCGTCTCCCTGGGGAAGCACGCTAAGCTTTCGCTGCAGGAGCTGACCTGGAAGATGCGGGTGCAGGACTGTGCCTGGCTGCGCGGGAGCCCAG GGGCCCGCTGTGTCCCAGCCGCCGAACACCGCCGCAGAGAGGAGGTCCTGGCCAAGCTCCTGTGCTGGTTGATGGGCACGTACGTGGTTGAGCTGCTCAAGTCCTTTTTTTACGTCACGGAAACTACATTTCAGAAGAACCGGCTCTTCTTCTACCGGAAGAGTATCTGGAGCCAGTTGCAGAGCATAGGAATCAG ACAACACTTCAATAGTGTGCATCTTCGAGAACTGTCAGAAGCAGAGGTCAGGAGACACCAGGAAGCCAGACCCACTCTGCTGACATCCAAACTCCGCTTCCTCCCCAAGCCCAGTGGGCTTCGGCCAATCGTGAACATGGACTACGTTGTGGGAGCCAGAACGTTCCGCAGAGACAAGAAG GTCCGGCACCTCACCTCACAAGTGAAGAACCTGTTCAGTGTGCTGAACTACGAGCGGGCCCGGCGGCCCAGCCTCCTAGGggcctctgtgctgggcatggacgACATCCACAGGGTCTGGCGTAGCTTTGTGCTGCGCGTGCGGGCTCAGGACCCAGCGCCCCAGCTGTACTTTGTCAAG GTGGACGTGACGGGGGCCTACGATGCCCTCCCTCAGGACAAGCTGGTGGAGGTGATTGCCAACGTGATCAGGCCTCAAGAAAACACGTACTGCGTGCGCCAGTATGCAGTGGTCCAGAGAACCGCCCAGGGGCACGTCCGCAAGTCCTTCAAAAGACAC CAGGTGTCCACCTTCGTGGACCTCCAGCCGTACATGAGACAGTTCGTGGAGCATCTACAGGAGACAAGCTCCCTGAGAGATGCCGTGGTCATCGAGCAG AGCTCCTCTCTGAACGAGACTGGCCACAGCCTTTTCCACCTCTTCCTGCGCCTGGTGCACAACCACGTCATCAGGATTGGGGGCAA GTCCTACGTGCAGTGTCAGGGGATCCCCCAGGGCTCCATCCTGTCCACTCTGCTCTGCAGCCTGTGCTACGGGGACATGGAGAGCAGGCTGTTTTCCGGGATCCAGCAGGACGG GGTGCTTCTGCGTCTGGTGGACGACTTCCTGCTGGTCACGCCTCACCTGGCGCAAGCCCAAGCCTTTCTCAG GACCCTGGTCAGCGGTGTTCCTGAGTATGGCTGCACAGCCAACTTGCAGAAGACGGCAGTGAACTTCCCCGTGGACACCGGCGCCCCGGGCAGTGCGGCCCCCCTCCAGCTGCCCGCCCACTGCCTGTTCCCCTGGTGCGGTTTGCTGCTGGACACGCGGACCCTGGAGGTGTTCTGCGACTACTCCAG TTACGCCCAGACCTCCATTCGCTCGAGCCTGACCTTCAGCCAGGGCACCAGGCCCGGGAGGAACATGCGTCGCAAGCTGCTTGCGGTCATGCGGCTGAAGTGCTGCGCTGTGTTTCTGGATCTGCAG GTAAACAGCATCCACACGGTTTATACAAACATTTACAAGATTTTCTTGCTGCAGGCCTACAG GTTCCACGCGTGCGTGCTCCAGTTTCCGTTCAACCAGCCGGTGAGGAAGAACCCATCCTTTTTCCTCCGTGTCATCGCGGACACCGCGTCGCGCTGCTACTCCCTCCTGAAAGCCAAGAACACAG ggctGTCCCTAGGGGCCAAGGGCGCCTCCGGCCCATTTCCTTCCGAGGCCGCCCGGTGGCTCTGCCTGCACGCCTTCCTGCTCAAGCTGGCTCGTCACAGCAGCACCTACAGATGTCTTCTGGGACCGCTCCGGGCGGGTGAGTGGCACAGCGAGCGCCAGCCCCTGGGGCGCCCCACTGGGCAGGCACAGGGCCCTGTCCTCCCATGTGCTTGCATGGGCAGCGTGGCCCCTCCACGTCTCACTGGTGGTGGCTGGGTCTGGAGCCCAGGTGATGGGGTTCAGGTGTCCCGGGTTGCAGGCTCTTTCTCACCGTAG
- the TERT gene encoding telomerase reverse transcriptase isoform X4 gives MPRAPRCRAVRALLRGRYREVLPLATFMRRLGPQGQRLVRRGDPAAFRALVAQCLVCVPWDARPAPVGPSFRQVSCLKELVARVVQRLCERGARNVLAFGFALLDGARGGPPVAFTTSVRSYLPNTVTETLRGSGAWGLLLRRVGDDVLAHLLTRCALYLLVAPSCAYQVCGPPLYDLCAPAATRPLATSGHRPGTRMDLRPTRQARNAGARRRRGGGGSSPPLAKRPRHDVTPEPARGPDRPCSRAPPGRAHGLSGGEPGAVTSARAAAEANSGEGGPPGTRLTSAAGAQLSRPQGVPLSHLSHPETKHFLYCPGGKERLRPSFLLSALQPSLTGARTLLEAIFLGSKSPRPGAARRTRRLPARYWRMRPLFRELLANHARCPYDALLRTHCPLRAPAPAEGPSDRAGGGAGGCALGRPPGAPGGLLQLLRQHSSPWQVYAFLRACLCRLVPAGLWGSGHNRRRFLRNVKKFVSLGKHAKLSLQELTWKMRVQDCAWLRGSPGARCVPAAEHRRREEVLAKLLCWLMGTYVVELLKSFFYVTETTFQKNRLFFYRKSIWSQLQSIGIRQHFNSVHLRELSEAEVRRHQEARPTLLTSKLRFLPKPSGLRPIVNMDYVVGARTFRRDKKVRHLTSQVKNLFSVLNYERARRPSLLGASVLGMDDIHRVWRSFVLRVRAQDPAPQLYFVKVDVTGAYDALPQDKLVEVIANVIRPQENTYCVRQYAVVQRTAQGHVRKSFKRHQVSTFVDLQPYMRQFVEHLQETSSLRDAVVIEQSSSLNETGHSLFHLFLRLVHNHVIRIGGKTLVSGVPEYGCTANLQKTAVNFPVDTGAPGSAAPLQLPAHCLFPWCGLLLDTRTLEVFCDYSSYAQTSIRSSLTFSQGTRPGRNMRRKLLAVMRLKCCAVFLDLQVNSIHTVYTNIYKIFLLQAYRFHACVLQFPFNQPVRKNPSFFLRVIADTASRCYSLLKAKNTGVRSEPARLAGSGGGGGVTRRAGKAQAARPPASDPGRRVCSRSPCAAPATSGVVGGGGGGLREAGSCRLQMRWPLPMAHWPLTRPLPEGSSPVCWECDGHSWPPPGGHLRQARACSRLSPATCAKAGQGSAGGRPLHRLPIPGEREGRPRGPLARLCLGLPVCSSAFLRAPPRMVSAPRGLSRRFWSVCSPGRAVSPGSLLFSVLCKFLRESGRKRFSH, from the exons ATGCCGCGCGCGCCCAGGTGCAGAGCGGTGCGCGCCCTGCTGCGTGGCCGCTACCGCGAGGTGCTGCCCTTGGCTACCTTCATGCGGCGCCTGGGGCCGCAAGGCCAGCGGCTCGTGCGGCGCGGGGACCCGGCGGCCTTCCGCGCGCTGGTGGCCCAGTGCCTGGTGTGCGTGCCCTGGGACGCGCGGCCGGCCCCCGTCGGCCCGTCCTTCCGCCAG GTGTCCTGCCTCAAGGAGCTGGTGGCCAGGGTGGTGCAGAGGCTCTGCGAACGCGGCGCCAGGAACGTGCTGGCGTTCGGCTTCGCCCTGCTGGACGGGGCCCGCGGCGGGCCGCCAGTGGCCTTCACGACCAGCGTGCGCAGCTACCTGCCCAACACGGTAACCGAGACCCTGCGCGGCAGCGGCGCCTGGGGGCTGCTGCTGCGCCGTGTGGGCGACGATGTGCTCGCCCACCTGCTGACGCGCTGCGCGCTCTACCTTCTGGTGGCCCCGAGTTGCGCCTATCAGGTGTGCGGGCCGCCGCTCTACGACCTCTGTGCACCTGCCGCCACTCGGCCCCTCGCCACCTCCGGCCACCGGCCTGGGACCCGGATGGACCTCAGACCCACGCGCCAGGCCCGAAACGCGGGCGCGAGGCGGCGGCGGGGTGGCGGCGGGAGCAGCCCGCCTCTAGCCAAGAGGCCCAGGCACGACGTGACCCCAGAGCCCGCGCGGGGGCCAGACAGGCCGTGTTCCCGGGCCCCCCCGGGCAGGGCCCACGGGCTGAGTGGCGGCGAACCTGGCGCAGTGACATCTGCCAGGGCCGCCGCGGAGGCCAACTCCGGGGAGGGAGGGCCCCCTGGGACTCGGCTCACCTCCGCAGCAGGCGCACAGCTGTCTCGGCCCCAGGGCGTGCCCTTATCACACCTATCACACCCTGAGACCAAGCACTTCCTCTACTGCCCGGGAGGCAAGGAGCGGCTGCgcccctccttcctgctcagtGCCCTGCAGCCTAGCCTGACAGGGGCCCGGACACTCCTGGAGGCCATCTTTCTGGGCTCTAAGTCTCCGCGGCCAGGGGCTGCCCGCAGGACTCGCCGCCTGCCCGCTCGCTACTGGCGGATGCGGCCCCTGTTCCGAGAGCTGCTTGCCAACCACGCCCGGTGCCCCTACGACGCGCTCCTCAGGACGCACTGCCCGCTTCGAGCCCCGGCCCCTGCGGAGGGGCCTAGCGACCGGGCCGGCGGGGGGGCGGGCGGCTGCGCCCTGGGGCGGCCCCCGGGAGCCCCCGGAGGCCTGCTCCAGCTTCTCCGGCAGCACAGCAGCCCCTGGCAGGTGTACGCTTTCCTGCGGGCCTGCCTGTGCAGGCTCGTGCCCGCTGGACTCTGGGGCTCCGGGCACAACCGGCGCCGCTTCTTGAGGAACGTGAAGAAGTTCGTCTCCCTGGGGAAGCACGCTAAGCTTTCGCTGCAGGAGCTGACCTGGAAGATGCGGGTGCAGGACTGTGCCTGGCTGCGCGGGAGCCCAG GGGCCCGCTGTGTCCCAGCCGCCGAACACCGCCGCAGAGAGGAGGTCCTGGCCAAGCTCCTGTGCTGGTTGATGGGCACGTACGTGGTTGAGCTGCTCAAGTCCTTTTTTTACGTCACGGAAACTACATTTCAGAAGAACCGGCTCTTCTTCTACCGGAAGAGTATCTGGAGCCAGTTGCAGAGCATAGGAATCAG ACAACACTTCAATAGTGTGCATCTTCGAGAACTGTCAGAAGCAGAGGTCAGGAGACACCAGGAAGCCAGACCCACTCTGCTGACATCCAAACTCCGCTTCCTCCCCAAGCCCAGTGGGCTTCGGCCAATCGTGAACATGGACTACGTTGTGGGAGCCAGAACGTTCCGCAGAGACAAGAAG GTCCGGCACCTCACCTCACAAGTGAAGAACCTGTTCAGTGTGCTGAACTACGAGCGGGCCCGGCGGCCCAGCCTCCTAGGggcctctgtgctgggcatggacgACATCCACAGGGTCTGGCGTAGCTTTGTGCTGCGCGTGCGGGCTCAGGACCCAGCGCCCCAGCTGTACTTTGTCAAG GTGGACGTGACGGGGGCCTACGATGCCCTCCCTCAGGACAAGCTGGTGGAGGTGATTGCCAACGTGATCAGGCCTCAAGAAAACACGTACTGCGTGCGCCAGTATGCAGTGGTCCAGAGAACCGCCCAGGGGCACGTCCGCAAGTCCTTCAAAAGACAC CAGGTGTCCACCTTCGTGGACCTCCAGCCGTACATGAGACAGTTCGTGGAGCATCTACAGGAGACAAGCTCCCTGAGAGATGCCGTGGTCATCGAGCAG AGCTCCTCTCTGAACGAGACTGGCCACAGCCTTTTCCACCTCTTCCTGCGCCTGGTGCACAACCACGTCATCAGGATTGGGGGCAA GACCCTGGTCAGCGGTGTTCCTGAGTATGGCTGCACAGCCAACTTGCAGAAGACGGCAGTGAACTTCCCCGTGGACACCGGCGCCCCGGGCAGTGCGGCCCCCCTCCAGCTGCCCGCCCACTGCCTGTTCCCCTGGTGCGGTTTGCTGCTGGACACGCGGACCCTGGAGGTGTTCTGCGACTACTCCAG TTACGCCCAGACCTCCATTCGCTCGAGCCTGACCTTCAGCCAGGGCACCAGGCCCGGGAGGAACATGCGTCGCAAGCTGCTTGCGGTCATGCGGCTGAAGTGCTGCGCTGTGTTTCTGGATCTGCAG GTAAACAGCATCCACACGGTTTATACAAACATTTACAAGATTTTCTTGCTGCAGGCCTACAG GTTCCACGCGTGCGTGCTCCAGTTTCCGTTCAACCAGCCGGTGAGGAAGAACCCATCCTTTTTCCTCCGTGTCATCGCGGACACCGCGTCGCGCTGCTACTCCCTCCTGAAAGCCAAGAACACAGGTGTGCGCAGTGAGCCGGCGCGGCTGGcgggttcgggggggggggggggggtcactcgGCGTGCCGGCAAAGCCCAGGCTGCTCGCccgcctgcttccgatcctgggCGCCGTGTGTGCTCCAGGAGCCCCTGTGCCGCACCTGCCACCAGCGGagtcgttgggggggggggggggggacttagGGAGGCCGGCTCGTGCCGCCTGCAGATGCGGTGGCCCTTGCCGATGGCGCACTGGCCTCTCACCCGCCCTCTGCCCGAGGGCAGCAGTCCTGTGTGCTGGGAGTGTGACGGTCATTCCTGGCCTCCTCCTGGTGGGCACCTCCGTCAGGCCCGGGCGTGTTCACGCCTCTCCCCGGCCACTTGCGCAAAGGCGGGCCAGGGGTCGGCAGGGGGCCGGCCCCTGCACCGGCTGCCCATCCCAGGGGAACGTGAGGGGCGCCCACGTGGGCCGCTGGCCCGCCTCTGCCTGGGGCTCCCCGTCTGCAGCTCGGCCTTCCTCCGGGCACCCCCAAGGATGGTCTCCGCTCCCCGTGGCCTCTCCAGAAGGTTCTGGTCCGTCTGCAGCCCAGGCCGAGCCGTGTCCCCAGGGTCCTTGCTGTTTTCCGTTTTGTGCAAGTTTCTTCGGGAAAGTGGAAGGAAGCGTTTCAGCCATTAG